DNA from Pajaroellobacter abortibovis:
CCCATAAAGGTGAAGGGCTAGGGAATCAATTTCTGAGTCATATCCGGGAAGTAGATGCCGTCGTGCAAGTTGCTCGATGTTTTGAAGATAACCACATCATCCATGTGGAAAGCCAAGTCGATCCGATCCGAGACATCACGATGATCACGTTTGAGCTCTGTCTTAAAGATTTAGAGACCGTTCACAAACGGATCGAGCGTGCAAAAAAGCTAGTCAAAGGGAACCAACCGCTTGAGAAGCTAGCCCTCACCATTTGTGAACCTCTTTTGACTCATCTGAACGAGGGAAAAAATGCAAGCACTTTTCCCCTACCCGATCATGAAAACGCGCACTCCATTTTTCAAGCGATGCATCTGTTGACTGCAAAGCCTACTTTCTTTGTGGCCAATGTGGACGAATCTTCTATCAATCACCCTGAATCCAATCCTCATTACATGGCTCTCAAAGCATACGGGGAGCAACAAAAAACCGATGTTATTCCGATATGTGCTAGGGTAGAAGCACAGATTGCTGAACTCGAACCAATCGACCGCCCTGCCTTCTGGGAAAGCATCGGCCTTAAAGAACCAGGA
Protein-coding regions in this window:
- the ychF gene encoding redox-regulated ATPase YchF; its protein translation is MSLSIGLVGLPNVGKSTLFNAISKNKAEASNYPFCTIEPNTGIIPISDQRLEALNSVIHTEKIVPATLQIVDIAGLVRGAHKGEGLGNQFLSHIREVDAVVQVARCFEDNHIIHVESQVDPIRDITMITFELCLKDLETVHKRIERAKKLVKGNQPLEKLALTICEPLLTHLNEGKNASTFPLPDHENAHSIFQAMHLLTAKPTFFVANVDESSINHPESNPHYMALKAYGEQQKTDVIPICARVEAQIAELEPIDRPAFWESIGLKEPGLHAVARASYHTLNLLTFFTAGKQEIHAWTVPKGARAPQAAGVIHTDFERGFIKAEVIKWEDFVRHGGEGGCREAGKLHIQGKGYVVEDGDVIHFRFNL